The genomic DNA GTGGCAGGGGTCCCAGCATcccccacccagacccacccACGTGAGGTGTCTCCTGCCAGGGGACCACGCTCATCACCAACCTGTCGTCAGTGCTGAAGGACGAGACCGCCTGGAAGGAGCCCTTGCGCTTCCACCCCGAGCACTTCCTGGACGCCCAGGGCCACTTCGTCAAACAGGCGGCCTTCATGCCCTTCTCGGCAGGTGCCTGTGGGGGCCCAGCCTGCTGTCCCGCCCGAGGGAGCCTGGAGGCACAGGGCCTAGGCGCAGGCTCatgcctcacccccctccccatcccacagGCCGCCGCTCATGCCTCGGGGAGCCCCTGGCCCGCATGgagctcttcctcttcttcacctgcctcctgcagcgCTTCAGCTTCTCGGTGCCCGCtgggcagccccgccccagcGACCACGGGACCTATGGCCTCCTGGTGGCCCCACCCCCCTACCAGCTCTGTGCTGTGCCCCGCTAGAGGGGCAACCACACCCCAGCCGCTCCTCAGCTGGGAGCCCTGATGTACAATAAACCAGCCTGGTGGCTGCAGCCTGACTTTGAGTCCCACCCAGGCCGCTTAACCATCCTGCCAGCGAAGGGGCCTCAGCAgcctccccaggccaggcctgcccgGCCTTGTCCCTCCTCACCTCGCATTGGGCCCATTTGAGAGGCGGTTATACGGAGGCTCAGAAAATGAGAGCTGACCCCAGTCGCCTGTGGAGCCCCATGCTGGCTGCTTGCGTGGGTCCCAGTCTCTGcacaggccccagcccctgcgcGCCccgtgggaaagggaggcctcgCTCAGCCTGATGCCGACTCTCAGGCCCAGCAGCACCCGCCCTGCACCACAGGCAGCAGTTCAGCCAACACCAGCAAGTCTGCTCCCCCACTGACACCCCAAAAGGTGGGGAACTCAGGAAGGCTGGGAAGGGATGTGCCAGGTTAACGACCAGGCTCAGTAATGGGGTGCAgagctctccctgggaaccctaatggcagcccaggagccagcctcctccctgggcctctgcgTCACCCCAACATTGAATTAGCCACATTCCCTGACGCCTCAGGTCTGCTCCTGGCCCAGCTGCTGCTGGAAAGAGCTGTCTCCTGGGCCGGCTGCTGCTGGAGAGACTCATGTGGGCTCCAACCCCGGGCACAGTCGTCAGAGTGGCCAGGCCATGTGCCTCTGCCTCCTTCAGCAGCCAGGCTTGGCGCCTGGAGCAGACACGGAGCCCGGTCCATTCCCTGTCTTCCCTTCCGCACTGTACATGCGAGCCATCCTGCCTCTCCTGCCAGAAGGCAGGCCCTGACCTTGCCCGGGCCTCACAGGTGATCATCCGGTGCTGGGTCAGCTCTTCTCCCGCAACCCTCcaagccctccctcctctggaCTGACAGATCCCACACCCGGGGTAGAAATCACGTTCCAGGTCACCTCCCTCTTCTGTGACTCCTCCCTTGGGACAGCAGAGCATTTTGGCATTGCtaaaatcagcggttctcaacctgtgggtcgcgaccccgttgggggtcgaacaaccctttcacaggggtcgccaaacaaccctttcacaggggtcgtggaaatacatcctgcatatcagatatttacataacgattcgtaacagtagcaaaattgcagttatgaagtagcaatgaaaacaattttatggttgggggacaccacaacatgaggaactgtattaaagggtcgtggcattaggaaggttgagaaccactggctaaaaTGATGCCTTCTTGTgcgtgggcacacacacacacacacacacacacacacacactcatgcccacCTACTAgaaccaggccctcccaccccgaCTCTGAGTCCCAGAGACACTCTAACAGTCAAGGAGAAGTTATAGAGAAccctgctttcccttcctcttggGCCCAAGTGGGGGATCCCCTGCCTGGTCATTCGGGACGTGGTAGTAGGGTGCACCCAAACTTTACCTCTCCTTCTGGCCGCATATACCAAACACCATTTTCAGTCTAAGGAGAAAGGGTAGGCAACAGTCAAGGCATCACAGGCCCGGGGCCCCAGTGTTCCTGGACCCCGTGGCCTGCAGGAGTCACAACAGGCCAGAGGCAGTCGGTGGACAACAAGGAcctccacaggccaggctcagcCAGGGGATGGCCTGCTGGTCCAACTAAGGAGGGGGACTTCCAGGAGCTTGGAGAATGCTCAGAAATTTCTCCCAAGAGCTCCAAACGAAAGATGATTTTTGTGCCTCAGAGCTGGGAAGGGAGGTCCCAGGGAAAACAATGGGGAAAGGGGGGGTGGGCTAAGATGAAGGAGAAAGGAATAGGTCTATTGAACATTTCGTATAAAACGTCTCCAGGTGTAGGTGGTGAATGATAActataaataataatgatttaaaacaCTTTAAAGTATTTTCTGGGTTACAGAGCATTTGGGAGATTAttgcagaagaccagagaaaaaccaagcaaggCTTTAGAGAGAAGGTACACTGTTTATTACGCCAGCGGACTCAGCAGAATAACTTCCCAAGTCTGAGCAAAATAACATGCAGGGAGCTTCTCTTATATCTTTCTGGTCTCTTTGTCcctcaaatatggattatgcttctggtccttttcgtgggctttgcaaaaaggcCCCAGtcttgggggtctccaggccatatctaatggtctggcctggtgccagcactaaGAACCCCCCCTCCGGGGCTGTGCACTGtccatagtttatggcctctgtgaaatgtgagcatttaggtaaCAGGTTCTGctagaccagtttctgggaaagaggcagTGACTTCATTGTAGGTTCTCAAGAATGTACAGTGGGcttgctggcacagattcagattgctagcctcccaaatatcagggttacattggaattagcctttttCGTCTTCTCAGAATAATTTGGGGAGCACTGAGGGCGATTCCCCAGCTTCCTCAAACTACTCTGGAACCCCCACCAGTGTCAGCATTCCCTACAAACTGGCACCATGGCAAGTCAGGGTCTCCCACGTGAGCTGGACCCTGGATGAGGCCAGTGAGCCTCTGCTTCCCGAGGCAGCTCCCATTCTCCACGGGGGCTGTTTCAGAACCTTCTAAAGATTTCAACCTTCACCAGATGCCAGTTCCCTTCACCACCAAACCCTCCCATTCATTCTCTGCTTCTCACAGGCCAATTCCTcctccagggaggggctgccctcccctctgagacCGCCCCCTCTGAGCTGCATTCCATGTGGTCTTCTCACAACCTGGGCGTTGAGGTCTCCTCTCTGGTATATTCAGCCTTTCCTTCTCTAATGGCTCCTTCCCATCAGCATTTAAACACATCACTCATCTCTGCACTGCAGTCTCTGCACTGCTGGCCTGGCATCACTACCTCTTCCTATGGACAAGCACCTGGGAGCAGGCGCCCCTAGCCTTCCCATCGGGCTGCGGGGGCCCCGCCCAGCACTTGGGGCACCCAGCGAGGATGAAACGATCCAAGTCCTAGCCAAGGTGAGATGCAAGGCGGCCCAGCTGGGCACCAGCAAGCTACAGACTTGGTGGCCGGCTGGGGCCTGGCAGGAGAgcggtgtggggggtggggaaggggcagaaCAGTGTTCACACTCCAGGCCAGGCGCCAGGCGGGATTGGCAAACATTGAAAGCCAATACCAAGAGGCCACAGCGCTCCGAGCCAGAGGCACCCTGCGAAGAACTGGTGCTCCTACTgttggggagtgagggagagaaggggtggggggagaagggagaggcttCCTCCAGCCCTGCTTCAGCTGGGGAGAGCCCCTTTGAGACTTGGGCACTCCAGCCATTTCTAGAGTGAGAGCTTGCCTCACACACCCCTGGGAAGGGTGAGAGCCAACCTGTATCAGGCAATGCCCCTTCCcggcctctgggctcctgggtcttcGAATTTGAGTGGGTTTGACCTCAAAGTTCCCACCAGTTTCACTGATTTGAAAACTGAATCCCACCTCTCTCACTGTTGAAGAAGGAGGGTGCTGAGGCCAGCAGGCACCCTCTGCTTAGAAGGGGCAGAGAGGCTGAGCAAGAGGGAGAGCCAGGTAGCCACCGACCCTGCCTGGAGATGGCACGCGCTGGCAGGAGATGGTACCAAGGTTTGCATGGTTCCGTGAGGGGCCACAGAGCCTGAGGGGAccaggcccagggagaggggggGCCCCCGCTCAGGGATCAGCCTGGCCAGGAACTGCATCAGCCCCACTTGGTTACCACCCCTTGTCTCCCAGCAAGAGTCTGAGCAGCTGATGGTCAAGGACAAACGATAATGAGGAGGAAGCAGGCCCCATCTTCTGGGGACAGTCACATCCTAGGCCAAGCTCACCGCAGCTCAGTCCACAAGGGAAGtgtccccctcccacacccccagccctCAGAGTTTAGCCAGGAGGGAAGGAGATGTGTTACTGGGCGGCCACCAGAGCTACGAGGCCCAAGGACCAATTAGTAACAAACAGGAAGGGTCCTCGGGCAACCAATGGGCTTGTCAGGGTGACCAGGGAGCTCTAAACACACTCTttatctcccctccccaccccaggttcAAGCTCACTACAGCCAGGACCCAGCGGAACCCAAGGAAGGTaggccagcagccagccaggTGAGAGCCTCAGCAGGCCTGTGAGCAGCCTCAAGGTGGGGGCTGTGTCCAGGCAGCCTCAGGCCCCGGGAGAACGAGGGGACATGTGTGTAAGCCGTGTGTGTGGTGTTTGGGAGtgtaaatgtgtgtgcatgtgactGTGTCAGACTGTGAGCACGCGGGCAGTGTCTGCGAACGTGTTTTGTGCGTGACTCTGTGTTGAGTGTTCTAGTGTGAAGGGAAGGGGCACTGAGAGCTTCATGGCCCACGCGGTCCCGTGACCTCCCTCTAGCGCTGGGCAAAGGTCAGCAACGAACCTGGGAGGGGAAGGGCGCTCAGGAGGAGGCAGGCGATGGAGGGAGCAGGGACATGTTCGGGGACCAGACTGCGACCACGTTAGGTGTGAGGCTGAGAGACAGGACGCAGGATCAAGCCTGGAAACCCCTGGTTGTTCCTCGGAGCCCAGACAGAGCTGCGGAGTGAATTGGGGGTGAacttcttccccccacccccaccctgggaaAGCACCTAGAGAGGACAGGACGGGCAGGGTTCTCTGGCCACCCCTGCACCTGACCTTGCCCAACCTCTCCCTGTGCCCTCTGACAGTGGTAACTCCCAGACAGGCTGgctcagggcagagggcagggccagcctcggCTCCTTTTATaaggagagcccaggctggcccagcccacAGGGCGTGGTGAGGGCACTGTGCCTGGGCCTGTCCTAGGTGCCTGTGTGGGAGAGTGCCAGTGTGCCCAGAGGAGCCCCGAGGACACTGAGACAGCCATGGGGCTGCTGACCGGGGAGGCGCTGTGGCCCCTGGCTGTGGCCACGGCCGTCTTCCTGCTCCTGGTGGACTTGATGCACCGGCGTGTGCACTGGGCTGCGCACTACCCGCCAGGCCCCAGGCCGCTGCCAGGGCTGGGCAACCTGCTGCACGTGGACTTCCAGGACATGCTGCACTCTGTTAACCAGGTGAGGAAGGTGGGGGTAGGCAGCCATGGGGGACCCTCCTCGCAGCAGGCAGGGTGGGTGTGAACCACAGGCTGGACAAGGAGCTGAGCTGAGAAGAGGGGGCGGGTTAGAGAGGCTCCCTAAGGAGGTCATGCCTGCGGGGCCCAGGGACAGTTGGGATTTTCCAAAGGTCACAGAGGGCAAAGGTTGCAGAGGGGGTGGGACTTGGCAGTGGGTTTGGGTTCTGCTTAGACAGTGTTGAAAGTAGGTGGGCCTGAGTCCCCTctgcttaaatatatttttattgatttcagagaggaagggacagggagagcagGATGGAAacaaatgatgaaagagaatcattgattggctgccttctgcatgggggtggagcccacaacccaggcaggtgccctgaccagtaatctgtgacctcctggatcataggtccacgctcaaccactgagccacgctggttgggcaCGAGCCCCTTCTGTTTAGCTCAGGGGGAAAGGTCTGGAGAAGCGGGAGAGGAGTCTGGCCAGGAGCCCCATTTCAATCAGGAAGTCAGGTTGAGGGAGCAGAGAATGGGCTCAAGTCTTCTGCTCTGTGGGTCCTTGGGCCTCACGCTAACCTCTATGGCCTTAGCTTCTGCCCCTGAGAGAGAGCATGCTCACGTGGCCTACTGACAATTTTGGTGACATTTGCAAACTCAGAGATGCGACATGGGAGGTCCTTGATCATAGAGAAGTGACCCCAGGGGATCGACCAGATAAAGTCTTTGCATCGCTCCCTGCTGACCGCCCAGGGGTCCTGCAAGGTCAGGGCCCTGAGACGCGGCCAGCTTACCCAGCACCTTCCGCCCGCAGCTGCGGAGCCGCTTTGGGGACGTGTTCAGCCTGCAGCTGGCCTGGACGCCCGTGGTCGTGGTCAACGGGCTGGCGGCCGTGCGCGAGGCGCTGGTGCACCGCAGCGAGGACACCGCTGACCGCCCACCCTCACCCATCTACGAGCATCTGGGTTTCGGGCCAGGCGCGCAAGGCAAGCGGAGGACCGGGCCGACCAAGGCCCAACGGGCACGGGGCCCGCAGACACCCGGCAGCCCACGCGGAAGAGGGCGGTGGACTCGCTGTGCTCTGGGCGAATAGGAAGGGGCGGCAGGTGGAGGGGGAGCCTGTGcccagggtggggggggtgggcggggcctcacgGGGACAGGGCGGGCCAGGCCGCAGCGAGCAGCACTGGGAAGAGGGACCAAAGGAGGGAAACGGAACCCGTGTGGGCGGGGCGAGGGCGGGCAGGACctgccaggagagggagggagctggcgaGCAGTGTGGGCGGACAGAAGGGGGCCGGGCTCCAGCTGGAAGCGGGTGTCAAAGTTGGGGAATGGGGGGGACAACAACTGTTGGCGGGACCAGGGGCGGGactggtgggcggggcctgcacCGTCGGGGGCGGGGATGGTGggtggggccgggccgggcccggctccgggtggaggagggagagcccGCGAACCACGTGTGCGGCAGAGGCGGGGCCAGCGCCCACCCATCTGAGCCCACTCTCCGCTCCCAGGAGTGATCCTCGCGCGCTACGGGCACGCGTGGCGCGAGCAGCGGCGTTTCTCCGTGTCCACCCTGCGCGACTTCGGCCTGGGCAAGAAGTCCCTGGAGCAGTGGGTGACCGAGGAGGCCACCTGTCTCTGCGCCGCCTTCGAGGACCAGGCCGGTCAGTGCGGTGGctgagggggaggcggggaagggcTGGGGACCAGAAGCGGGACCCGACCCCCgctctgcaccccctcccctaGGGCGCCCCTTCAGCCCCAACGCCCTCCTGAACAGAGCGGTGAGCAACGTGATCTCCTCGCTCATCTATGGGCGGCGCTTCGAGTACGAGGACCCGCGCTTCCTCAAGCTGATGGACCTGATGGAGGAAGGGTTGAAGGAGGAGTCGGGACTCCTGCGCGAGGTGGGGGAGTCCTGGGGAGCTCCACCTCCAATgcgcctcctgggaggagggttATACAGAGGGCGCTGGAGAAGGGCATTCAGAAGGGGCCTCTGCAAGAGCACAGGCCTGGAGGGTAGAGAACACAGGCACCGAGAGGGAGAGGGCGCCAGGGTCACACCCCCAGGAGAGCCAGGGACCTGACCTCCCTCATCAGAGGCCCCGACTGGGAGATTTCAGGTCTACCTCCGGGCAGTACAGGCCAAGGGAGGGGGTCGAGTTCAGCCCCCGCATGTAGGGAGGAAGCAGGGCAAGGTGGCAATCCCTTGGGACCTGACTTGTCAAGAGGACACCTGGGCGCAGGAAGGCCCGCCCCGGACCCACACCTGTGCCCGTCCAGGTGCTGGAATCGGTCCCTGTGCTGCTGCGCATCCCGGGGCTGGCTGCCAAGGTCTTCAAGGGGCAGAGGGCCTTCATGGCTCTTCTGGACGAGCTGATCGCCGAGCACAAGATGACCcgggacccagcccagcccccccgAGACCTGACTGACGCCTTCCTGGAtgaggtggagaaggtgaggggcaGCTGccagggatgggggcaggggctgtgggttgTGCCATGAGGTAAGCCCAGGGTTgggcccccaggctgctgggtgTACTGTGGGAGCCACTGGagggctccctccctctgcccctttgCCCGCCCTCTGCATGGCCAGGCCAAGGAGGACCCCAGGAGCAGCTTCAACAATGAGAACCTGCGCATGGTGGTGGCTGACCTGTTCTCTGCGGGGATGGTGACCACTTCgaccacactggcctgggccctcCTGCTCATGATCCTGCACCCGGATGTACAACGTGAGCCCGGCTTTGGGTCGGGTGGGAtgggggaggcaggaaagggtCAGCCCATGGTCCCTGAGCTGAGTTGGGCTAAGCAGACGCTGGGTCTTGACTCTGAGGTCAGAGTGACTTCCTTCTCCACATGGGCCCAGCCCCCGACTCACCCCCTCTCAGGCCAGAGCCCCGCCGTTACCccacgccctcccccaccccagggtccTGACCCCTATGGGGATGCTTGTCTGTCCAGACCGGGTCCAAAAGGAGATCGATGAGACAATAGGGCAAGCGCGGCGACCAGAGATGGTGGACCAGGCCCGAATGCCCTTCACCATGGCCGTGATCCACGAGGTGCAGCGCTTTGGGGACATCATCCCCCTGGGCGTGCCCCACATGACCTCTCGCGACATTCAACTGCGGGGTTTCCTCATCCCCAAGGTAGGCCTGTGGCCGCCCCACCCGCGCTCAGCCACACCCACCACCTGTGCTCTGACATGGCCACTGACCGGGACCCTAGCCCCGCTCACTGCCCAGCACTGACTGTCCTGTCCGAGGGGCGTGGGCGTGAGCGCAGAGGCAGGGCCCCGCTGGCTGGGAAGACAAGCTCAAGTGTTGGAGGAGCCCCTGGGAGCAGGGACGGGTGGCAGGGAGGCCCCATGAGAGGCATGTCACTGGGCGCCCAGGGTCAGGGAGGTGGCTTGGGTGGGCGTGGTCCAGACAGTGTGCGCCCGTGCGTGTTTGGTGGCAGGGGTCCCAGCATcccccacccagacccacccACGTGAGGTGTCTCCTGCCAGGGGACCACGCTCATCACCAACCTGTCGTCAGTGCTGAAGGACGAGACCGCCTGGAAGGAGCCCTTGCGCTTCCACCCCGAGCACTTCCTGGACGCCCAGGGCCACTTCGTCAAACAGGCGGCCTTCATGCCCTTCTCGGCAGGTGCCTGTGGGGGCCCAGCCTGCTGTCCCGCCCGAGGGAGCCTGGAGGCACAGGGCCTAGGCGCAGGCTCatgcctcacccccccccccctcccacaggccgCCGCTCATGCCTCGGGGAGCCCCTGGCCCGCATGgagctcttcctcttcttcacctgcctcctgcagcgCTTCAGCTTCTCGGTGCCCGCtgggcagccccgccccagcGACCACGGGACCTATGCCTTccttgtggccccacccccctaCCAGCTCTGTGCTGTGCCCCGCTAGAGGGGCAACCACACCCCAGCTGCTCCTCAGCTGGGAGCCCTGATGTACAATAAACCAGCCTGGTGGCTGCAGCCTGACTTTGAGTCCCACCCAGGCCGCTTAACCATCCTGCCAGCGAAGGGGCCTCAGCAGCCTCCCCGGGCCAGGCCTGCCCGGCCTTGTCCCTCCTCACCTCGCATTGGGCCCATTTGAGAGGCGGTTATACGGAGGCTCAGAAAATGAGAGCTGACCCCAGTCGCCTGTGGAGCCCCATGCTGGCTG from Myotis daubentonii chromosome 2, mMyoDau2.1, whole genome shotgun sequence includes the following:
- the LOC132225851 gene encoding cytochrome P450 2D14-like codes for the protein MGLLTGEALWPLAVATAVFLLLVDLMHRRVHWAAHYPPGPRPLPGLGNLLHVDFQDMLHSVNQLRSRFGDVFSLQLAWTPVVVVNGLAAVREALVHRSEDTADRPPSPIYEHLGFGPGAQGVILARYGHAWREQRRFSVSTLRDFGLGKKSLEQWVTEEATCLCAAFEDQAGRPFSPNALLNRAVSNVISSLIYGRRFEYEDPRFLKLMDLMEEGLKEESGLLREVLESVPVLLRIPGLAAKVFKGQRAFMALLDELIAEHKMTRDPAQPPRDLTDAFLDEVEKAKEDPRSSFNNENLRMVVADLFSAGMVTTSTTLAWALLLMILHPDVQHRVQKEIDETIGQARRPEMVDQARMPFTMAVIHEVQRFGDIIPLGVPHMTSRDIQLRGFLIPKGTTLITNLSSVLKDETAWKEPLRFHPEHFLDAQGHFVKQAAFMPFSAGRRSCLGEPLARMELFLFFTCLLQRFSFSVPAGQPRPSDHGTYAFLVAPPPYQLCAVPR